The Anolis carolinensis isolate JA03-04 chromosome 2, rAnoCar3.1.pri, whole genome shotgun sequence genome contains the following window.
GCAATGAAAGTTTGTTCTATCTGGACCTTCTCTCTGGTGGGAAATGAGAGAAATGATAACAAAACATATTCTGGCACTGAAAGCAGGGTCAAGCTGCAGCCATTCTATAGTACAGGGATACACCCCAGGCCAAAGAATAAGGCACTATAAGTACTTCCACTGCCCTGGCTGAGTGCTATGGAGTTCTGAGAATTGTGGTGTCTCCAAGGTCTTGATCCTCCTCCTTCTCACCCacctacatctcccaggactccacagcacTCAAACATTGCACCCAAAAGTGGGGCGAAACAGCACTCTGACTTACCAAAAGTAATTAGTTCCTAGTAACGACACTGCAGGCGACGCGTTACCTTCCTTCCAGCCAGCTCTCATCTCCCCTGAATTTGGAAAATAACTCCTTCCTGCTCTTTGCTGGCCACGCCTCCTCTCCCCCTTTGACCAATCATGCTTCTTTCCAGCTTCTGATACAATGGGGCATCCCCGGAAGTGACGTTGGGGATTCCCTCCCCTCTTCTCTAGGGCTGCGCACTCTGTCATTTTAACCCTTTCTGGACCACGAATAATAAAAAACTCTGCATATTTGCTTCCTAAGCTCAACATTCTTTACAGCCTCATGGCACTTcctgctctgcttgctgtgagctgaatgctcaactataagtatcctgtttactTTTTTTATTTGGATTCTCTGCTGTATTTTGGGAGTTTTCACAAATacaaaatcctaacacctggaaCCCCAGGAGGGCCTTGTGCAATTAAAACTTgagcgccagctgtgcccatatctTGAGAcgccaggcccgggctgtggcgcagtcgggagaacaagccagctgcaattaactgcaatgaatcactctgaccaggaggtcatgagtttgagaccgctcggagcctatgtttgtttgtctttgttctatgttgaaaggcattgaatgtttgcctatatgtgtaatgtgatccgccctgagtcctcttcggggtgagaagggcggaatataaatgctgtaaataaataaatggtagtcCATGCCAAAGTCACATTCTgcctggactactgcaacactctctatgtggggctgcctttgaagttaGTTCTTAAACTGCAACTGGTTCAGAGAatagcagccagattactaactggagcgccgGGCAGAATGGACAAAATCTATattacggcagctccactggctgcctgtcagATCCATCGGCTGCCTGTTGGATCCATCAAGTGCTTCTTCACCAGTGGTCTAACCAGTTTCTCTTGAACAGAATGGAAAGTttccctccctgagagatgcattaataatttgttgtatttgaaatcTAATTGCACCTCCTCCCTGAAACAACCACCCAAGAAGAGCAGGGATCAATCTCAGAAATTTTTATTGTCTGATTACAGACATGTATGcacactatttttttttctcgtgtcaaaagcaacttgaatcgcctctggagtgagagaattggccgtctgcaaggacgttacccaggggacgcctggatgtttttgatgtttttaccatccttgtggaaggctctcatgtccccgcatggagctagagctgatagagggagctcatccgcactctccccgggtgggattcgaacctggaagccttcaggtcagcaaccgaaccttcaagtcatgaggctttagtccactacgccaacATAGGCTAACATAGGCTGTACAGATATACAATCATTATCACCTTGACTTACGCAATGTAAAGGAAGGTCTGTGCTATTCCTACAGGTCTTGCCACTTCCTAAGCATCTGAATGGCTTTTGGCCCGCGTGGGTTCTCTGATGGTTCTcacactccaagcatttctacagcttctccccagtgtggaagCCAGGTCTCGAGTCCAGATGGGAGGAAAACCCGACACTCCAagcggtttctccccagtgtggatcctCATGTGGCGAGAAAGCTGGCCACTCtgcctgaataataataaaatgcaactatatttatattccgccctatcacTCAGGAAGGACTTAgggcggattccaaacataaaaggcaaacattcaatgctcgaACGCAACAATAGTACACCCATGTTGAAACCAGGAAACAtatttaaatgtttgatttatttcttcttgttttcttAGTCTGTATTCTCCTTTGACTTTTATAAGTATATCCCTATAACTGGGCCAATTTTGCCACTCTAATTCTCTTCTTTGGATTGCCTCAAGTGAGGATATCCATATTGGTGTTTTCATATACAATttctctttatatttttcccattatTTTATCAGTGAAGATCTAATAAtgtgattttttcttttttcttttctcatacCAAATATATAAATGTCATCCCAATTTCAGTTCAAACCCTTCTATAGTCAATATGTTTGGTCTATTGAGATTAGTCAAGTCCTTGATCCATATTAGCCCACAGGCTTCGTAATATAGTCTCAACTCCAGTAAGCCAAATCCACGTCTTTTTTTCTCATCTGTTAGACTGATAAATTTAATTTAACATAGAAAGATGAATGAATACTTTAATAAAAGATAAAAAGGTTGGTTTTGCAGAAAAAGATTCCTTTTGGGTTAAAATAAGGACAACGGAAAAAATAATCACCAAAATCTGTAAGAAACTGCTAGAATGgtgcacagaaatagaacaaattaAAGAATGCATGACTAAATGGGCAGCGAATATGGGCCAaaacataaaattggaagagTGGGAGAAAAATTGGAACTATAAAATTAAATACACTTACGCATATGACCTAAAAGAAAACTGGTCCAAGATGATGTACCAATTGTACATCACACCACAAAAATTGTCCAAATGCTATAAAATCTAtccgataaatgctggaaatgtgaaaagCAGACACGTATTTTCTTCCAAGCATGGTGGACATGTGAAACTGCTAAAAAGTACTGGAGAGAAATCCATGCAAAAATCCAAAAAATGTTAGAAAGAAATATCAAATTGGAACCTAAGGATTTTCTGTTGGAAATGCTAGAcctagagagaaaaaaacaaggaGATTTTATTCAACTACCTAGTCACTCCGGCAAGGATAGTAAACGCTAGGAATTGGAGACGTAAGGAAACACCTTTGATTGAAGATTGGCTGGTAAAAAAAAATGGCGATTATGAATATGAACAGATTAAATTATCCCCATCAAGACATACAAAAAAGCCAAAAGCAGTGCCATGGCCAAGAAAAGGTTTTTCCGAGATGGACAAATCTCATGCCGTTCACCCATCTCTTCAGAGAAGGGGAATGGTTccattttgataagagttaagctacagtactcacattgctCAATGAATAAGTCTACTCAGGGTTTCAGGGTTGAGTTTTTAACAAACATTTCTGTGTACATAGAGTATCCTTCTTTATTCCAAGACTACATATGGTGTCTGGAAGTCTTTGGGCAAAGTTCATTTAGGTTTGTTTTCTCAGGTGGATTCTTTGGTGGGAGCCAAGGCCTGCTTTCCGTGAAAAGCTCTctccgcactccaggcatttgtatggtttctctttCATGTGGATCTTTTCATGCACAGTCAGTTTCCTCCTcacactgaagctctttccacactccaggcatttatatggtttctctttCATGTGGCTCCTTTCATGCACAGTAAGTCTCCCCCTCAcacggaagctctttccacattccgcacatttatatggtttctctcccgtgtgggttCTTGTATGCACATTAAGGCTTTCTTTCACACTGAAGCACCTTCCACACTCCATACATTTgtacggtttctctcctgtgtgggttctaTTATGCTTAGTAAGGTACTCTTTAACatggaagctctttccacacaccaggcatttatatggcttctctcctgtgtgagttcttGTATGCTCAGTAAGGTTCCCTCTcatactgaagctctttccacactctgtgcatttatatggtttctctccagtgtgggttcTTTTATGCAGATTAAGGCTTGCTCTAAAACTGAAGCACATTCCACACTCCaaacatttgtatggtttctctcctgtgtggattctaTTATGCTTAGCAAGGTACCCTTTCGCatggaagctctttccgcactccaggcatttatatggtttctcttgCATGTGTGTCTTTTCATGCATAATAAAATTCGTCCtcccactgaagctctttccacattccacacagttatatggtttctctcccgtgtggaatCTTCTGTGCACTTTAAGGCTTGCACTCAcagagaagctctttccacactccaagcatttatgcggtttttctcctgtgtggattctttTGTGCACCTTAAGTTTCCATTTCGTAGCGCAGCCCCTTCCACACTCCGCACATTTatgtggtttctctcctgtgtgggttcttgTATGCTCAGTAAGGTGTCCTCTCACAGTGAAACTCTTTCCGCACTGcaagcatttatatggtttctctcctgtatggATTCTTCTGTGTACTTTAAGGCTTGAATTCTCAGTGAAGGTCTTTCCACAATCCTCACATTTATACGGTTTCTCCCCTTTGTGGGTTCTTTTATGCTTATTAAGGCCCCCATCTTTGCCTGGAacataaagaaaaaggaatatttCAATAGTGAAAGGTTACATCAGTGCCTTTGGCTTCAGCCCCCTTCCCAACACCTGCAGAAGTACTGCTCTTTGACACAACTTCAACTGCTTTGGAGGTTCTTGTAGTGTTACAAGAACCTCCAAAGAACTGCCAAAGTGTGATATTGCTccaccaaactaaacctcccaggattccatagcattgagccatggcaactaaagtgctgtcaaactgcattaatgctacaagaTACTTTGTAAGGTTCAATACTCATTCCTGCAGGTGCTACAAGATAAATGTACCTTTGGTGAGCTATTAGATCAGGCCTGGGAAAACTTTGCCCTtatggtattttggatttcaactcccagaattgctAAGCctgtaaagtccaaaacacctgtaagattgaagtttgcccatgcctgtattagATATTTCTTGATGTTGTGTTCTGGTTTCCATAGTCATTGATTAATGCTCAAACCAGTACAACATGCTGGCTTAATAATTATAGCATTTCCATTTTCCCTTTCATTATTAGCTCTTCCAGACTGGGTAAATGTTAGTATTGGCTGGTGCTATTTTCTGCTGTAGCTTCTGTTTTATAAAGATTGTATTGGAGAAAAACCAGTAGCCATATATATCTACTCAGACGGTTCCCAAAGGAAGTTAgctagcaaccccccccccccccaaaaaaaagaaaaaagaaaacagccgAAAGGACTTGTAAAATTCAATATTCATTCCTGCAGATATTTTGAGGACACTTCTCAAGGCATTTCTAGGTCTGCCAGTGCCATTATATGGTACttgctgtgcctggccacgcgttgctgtggcgaagtatggtggtatgggaaataaagtattgaggaactggttctggattatccaacgcagtctgccttttagtagtcaatgtttttgtagtcagtgttttaaattcattgtgatattttggtggtaaatttgtaaatacagtaattactacatagcattactgcgcatggaacta
Protein-coding sequences here:
- the LOC134292313 gene encoding zinc finger protein 501-like, producing the protein MLNCNASAIKEEPGENLDAIKEEPGEDLDAIKEEPGEDLDVIPAGRSDDGPWVTAGEKTPLEETLGHNGQPGPCKIQPAGEAKEAGVDTKPGPPLRWVVKEEGNGNAMLHPLPPSSSGKDGGLNKHKRTHKGEKPYKCEDCGKTFTENSSLKVHRRIHTGEKPYKCLQCGKSFTVRGHLTEHTRTHTGEKPHKCAECGRGCATKWKLKVHKRIHTGEKPHKCLECGKSFSVSASLKVHRRFHTGEKPYNCVECGKSFSGRTNFIMHEKTHMQEKPYKCLECGKSFHAKGYLAKHNRIHTGEKPYKCLECGMCFSFRASLNLHKRTHTGEKPYKCTECGKSFSMRGNLTEHTRTHTGEKPYKCLVCGKSFHVKEYLTKHNRTHTGEKPYKCMECGRCFSVKESLNVHTRTHTGEKPYKCAECGKSFRVRGRLTVHERSHMKEKPYKCLECGKSFSVRRKLTVHEKIHMKEKPYKCLECGESFSRKAGLGSHQRIHLRKQT